Sequence from the Qingrenia yutianensis genome:
GAATACGGATTTTTAACATACGGATATTTGACAATTTCCGACATTTTAATCGTCGTGCGGTTTGTCGTGTTTCTTCCGCTCAGCGTTTACGAGGCTTACCTGTCGGCAAAATGCAAGCGTGAGGCAGACGAGGACGACGGTACATCACGGCATCATCACCGCAGACACAAACGCGGTTTAATGTATAAAATCACGCATTTCGGAAAGCCGAAACACAGCAGTCAACATCACCGCCGCGCATACATAAAAGACAGCGACGGCAACGTTATGGACGAGGAATATTCAAAGCGCACGCAGTTTATGGACAAAGAGGCACTGCTCAAAAAGCAGGAGGAAATGCGAAAAAGCCGTGTTCATTGATATAATATTCTGTATAAAATTTAATATTAAAAAATTTCGGGGCGGAGTGAAATTCTCCACCGGCGGTTAAAGCCCGCGAGCCTTTTTGGCAGATTTGGTGCAATTCCAAAGCCGACAGTACAGTCTGGAAGAGAGAAATTTTTGTTTTTGGTGAGATTATTTTCGATTTCATTAAAAAAATTTATTCCGCCTTGGATTTTCATAAATTTAAGGGGGAATTTTTTATGACAAAAACAAGAAGAATTGCAAAAATCGGTATGCTCGCCGCGGCGGCATTTATACTGCAGGTCATCGGCACATACCTCGGAATTAAGGTCGGCGGATTTCTGGACGTTGAAATTTCGGATTTGCCGGCGCTTATCGGCGCGCTTGCGCTCGGGCCGGGCGCAGGCGTTACGATTGAGCTTGTGAAAAATATTTTGCACTGTTTTATGACAAGCACAGGATTTGTGGGCGAGGCGGCAAATTTTATCGTCAACGGAGTTTTTGTTTTCACCGCAGGAATGGTGTATAAATCGAACAAAACAAAGAAAACCGCGCTTATCGGGCTTGTTCTCGGCACACTCGCAATGAGCATTGCAGGGATTTTCGCGAATATGTTTCTTTTGCTTCCGCTCTATGTGCCCGATTGGCCGGCGGCTCAGAGGTTTAAAACCGTTTTCACGCTCATAACGCCGTTTAATATATGCAAAGGCGCGGTTCTCGCGGTTATTACAACCGTAATTTATAAGAAAATTTCGCCGATTTTGAAAGGAAGAAAATAAATAGTTTTTTACGGTTTAACGGGGCGATGCGGGCATCGCCCCCTACAATACAAATTACATTGTAAAATCATACAAAATTTTCTGATACAATTCCATACACAAATTCTCAAAATCTGCACAAAACGCAAAATATACATAAAAAATCCGTCTGCACAAACAGACGGATTTAATTTACATTTTTCTCACAAGCGTATTTTGATACGTCTTAAACACATAATTCACATTGCCGTCGGACTTAAATTCGCTCTCGTCCGCAAGGCGCCACGACGGGTTTTTCGAGATATTGTTAATCGCCCTATCCGCCTCTTTCTCGCCGTCAACCTCGGTGATATAGGCAAATTTGCAATACGGCATAAGCATATTGTAAAGGCTCTCGCCGCCGATTACAAAAATATCGTCGGTGTCGTATGCCTTGATTTTCCCGAAAAGTTCGGGAAACGAACGGCACACTATGCACCCGGGCGCGGAAAAATCCTTATTTGATGACAAAACGATGTTAATCCTGTTTGAAAGCGGTTTTCCGCCGGGCAAAGATTCAAGCGTTTTTCTGCCCATAACCACAACTTTGCCGTCTGTTTTTTCCTTAAAAAACTTCATATCTTCTTTTATGTGATACAAAAGACTGCCTTTGAAGCCAATCGACCAGTTTCTGTCCACTGCAGCAATAAGATTCATATTATGTCCTTTCAATCCCCGTCATTCAGCCACGGGAATTTTTATGTTAAACTCGTGATAATTATAATCTTTCAGCCGCACATTGTCAACAGTAAATTTATAAAAATCGTCAATATCGTCAATTTCAAACGTCGGCGCAGGCAGAGGTTCGCGCTTTATAAGCTCCTCAACAATGGGAATATGGCGGTCGTAAATATGCGCGTCGGCAATGACGTGCACAAGCTCGCCGGCAACAAGTCCCGACACCTTTGCGAACATATGCAGAAGCACAGCATACTGACATACATTCCAGTTGTTGGCAACAAGCATATCCTGCGAACGCTGATTTAATATGCCGTTTAAGCGGTTTCCCGTCACGTTAAACGTCATACTGTACGCGCACGGATACAAATTCATCTCGTGCAAATCCGCGTGATTATAGATATTCGTCATAATTCTTCGGCTTAACGGATTGTGCTTTAAATCGTACAAAACCCTGTCAACCTGGTCAAATTCGCCCTCTTTGTATTTGTGCTTAATGCCCAGCTGATAGCCGTAAGCCTTG
This genomic interval carries:
- the thyA gene encoding thymidylate synthase; the encoded protein is MSIADERFIQNCKDILENGFSDVCYDVRPAWADTGEKAHTIKKFCIVNRYDLTKEFPVITLRKTFFKSAVDELLWIWQKKSNNTHDLKSKIWDAWADENGSIGKAYGYQLGIKHKYKEGEFDQVDRVLYDLKHNPLSRRIMTNIYNHADLHEMNLYPCAYSMTFNVTGNRLNGILNQRSQDMLVANNWNVCQYAVLLHMFAKVSGLVAGELVHVIADAHIYDRHIPIVEELIKREPLPAPTFEIDDIDDFYKFTVDNVRLKDYNYHEFNIKIPVAE
- a CDS encoding ECF transporter S component; the encoded protein is MTKTRRIAKIGMLAAAAFILQVIGTYLGIKVGGFLDVEISDLPALIGALALGPGAGVTIELVKNILHCFMTSTGFVGEAANFIVNGVFVFTAGMVYKSNKTKKTALIGLVLGTLAMSIAGIFANMFLLLPLYVPDWPAAQRFKTVFTLITPFNICKGAVLAVITTVIYKKISPILKGRK
- a CDS encoding dihydrofolate reductase, encoding MNLIAAVDRNWSIGFKGSLLYHIKEDMKFFKEKTDGKVVVMGRKTLESLPGGKPLSNRINIVLSSNKDFSAPGCIVCRSFPELFGKIKAYDTDDIFVIGGESLYNMLMPYCKFAYITEVDGEKEADRAINNISKNPSWRLADESEFKSDGNVNYVFKTYQNTLVRKM